The following proteins are encoded in a genomic region of Brachypodium distachyon strain Bd21 chromosome 1, Brachypodium_distachyon_v3.0, whole genome shotgun sequence:
- the MPK7-1 gene encoding uncharacterized protein LOC100841616: MPSRFPFLSPGCFIRLLSGSASSDLLLLLPRRGQSAPRARVLLKMAMMVDPPNGTGNHGKHYYTMWQTMFEIDTKYVPIKPIGRGAYGIVCSSTNQENNEKVAIKKINNVFDNRVDALRTLRELKLLRHLRHENVIALKDIMMPVHRRSFKDVYLVSELMDTDLHQIIKSSQPLSNDHCQYFLFQLLRGLKYLHSAGILHRDLKPGNLLVNANCDLKICDFGLARTNNTKGQFMTEYVVTRWYRAPELLLCCDNYGTSIDVWSVGCIFAELLGRKPIFPGTECLNQLKLIVNVLGTMSENDLEFIDNPKARKYIKSLPYTPGTPLTSMYPQAHPLAIDLLQKMLVFDPSKRISVTEALEHPYMSPLYDPSANPPAQVPIDLDIDENLGVEMIREMLWQEMLQYHPEAARMVNM, encoded by the exons ATGCCCTCGCGCTTCCCCTTCCTTTCCCCGGGCTGCTTCATCCGCTTGCTCTCCGGTTCGGCCTCTTcagatctgctgctgctgctgccaaggCGAGGCCAGTCGGCGCCGCGTGCCCGCGTACTG TTGAAAATGGCGATGATGGTGGATCCTCCTAATGGCACGGGAAACCATGGGAAGCACTACTACACGATGTGGCAAACCATGTTTGAGATCGACACCAAGTACGTGCCGATCAAGCCCATCGGAAGAGGAGCTTATGGGATAGTTTGCTCCTCTACAAATCAGGAGAACAACGAGAAGGTTGCGATAAAAAAGATAAACAATGTCTTTGACAACCGCGTGGATGCACTGAGGACGCTGCGGGAGTTGAAACTCCTTCGGCACTTGCGTCATGAGAATGTTATTGCTTTGAAGGACATAATGATGCCTGTACATAGGAGGAGCTTCAAGGATGTTTACTTGGTCTCTGAACTTATGGATACTGATCTGCATCAGATAATCAAGTCATCTCAACCGCTTTCCAATGACCACTGCCAATATTTCCTTTTTCAG CTACTCCGAGGTCTGAAGTACCTTCATTCAGCAGGGATACTCCATAGAGACCTGAAGCCAGGGAACCTTCTGGTTAATGCAAACTGTGATCTGAAAATCTGTGATTTTGGTCTGGCTCGCACAAATAACACCAAAGGTCAGTTTATGACTGAATATGTTGTCACCCGCTGGTACAGAGCTCCTGAGCTGCTGCTCTGTTGCGACAACTATGGCACGTCCATAGATGTCTGGTCTGTTGGCTGCATCTTTGCTGAGCTACTTGGCCGCAAGCCGATTTTCCCAGGAACCGAGTGCCTCAATCAGCTTAAGCTTATAGTTAATGTCCTTGGCACCATGAGTGAGAATGACCTTGAGTTCATTGACAACCCGAAAGCTCGCAAGTACATCAAATCCCTTCCATACACCCCAGGCACTCCCCTCACTAGTATGTACCCACAAGCACATCCTCTTGCCATTGATCTGTTGCAGAAGATGCTTGTCTTCGATCCTTCCAAAAGGATTAGTGTCACTGAGGCTCTGGAGCACCCCTACATGTCTCCTCTGTATGACCCAAGTGCGAACCCTCCTGCTCAGGTGCCCATCGATCTTGATATAGACGAAAACCTCGGCGTGGAGATGATCAGAGAAATGTTGTGGCAGGAGATGCTACAGTACCACCCTGAGGCTGCCAGAATGGTGAATATGTGA
- the LOC100841922 gene encoding macrophage migration inhibitory factor homolog codes for MPQLSISTNVPVDAIVAADILKDCSRALAKIIGKPESYVMVSINGCVPTSFAGSEEPAAYGEIMSIGGLGPGVNGKLSAALAEILETKLSISSSRFYVKFDDVQGYNLGFNGSTF; via the exons ATGCCGCAGCTGAGCATTAGCACGAACGTGCCGGTGGACGCCATTGTCGCCGCCGACATCCTCAAGGACTGCTCCAGGGCGCTCGCCAAGATCATCGGCAAGCCAGAATCC TACGTCATGGTTTCGATAAACGGGTGCGTGCCGACGTCGTTCGCTGGGAGCGAGGAGCCCGCGGCTTACGGCGAGATCATGTCCATCGGCGGGCTCGGCCCCGGCGTGAACGGGAAGCTCAGCGCCGCACTCGCCGAGATCCTGGAGACCAAGCTCtcgatcagcagcagcagattcTACGTCAAATTCGATGACGTGCAG GGATACAATTTGGGCTTCAACGGATCGACGTTCTGA
- the LOC104582124 gene encoding putative disease resistance protein RGA1, which produces MDFINQVVVPAALSEILGRVFSFLADKFPLPAAAAAGGGGARDVHHRRQLERLLGSVGSVVEEAEGRHITNHQLLCSLKALTEAMYRGRFALEAADLDDAIKNNADGDDRRSSSSAPLHRAKRSRVASFVFRAGDDGGAGLTSASARRLADANQELESLTRDCMRGFILLVQGYPRNVHRAVATTLYMDRRVFGRHVEKERVVDFLLRPPPPPPYELSALAVVGAKKVGKTTLVKHACADERVRGHFARVEWFETPDVVKEGGLPGQTVWESDGPEYLAGVRRIISRPRPGMTKPLLLVRVHRSRRGQDEASFTCRDADAARVLGTVEPVVLSKPTPEEYWYYFKAFAFRGTDPREHPRAAAVGREICEHMDRTYLEARVLGGVLGANLDARFWRRVLAATVRCDRRPLHVGVLVKLLPINGWLLQSYGYCRSPPELTVRDVLGGSVAGSLDGFTVHLCRETLYMDHWYSITFNSV; this is translated from the exons ATGGACTTCATCAATCAAGTCGTTGTTCCGGCAGCGCTGTCCGAGATTCTTGGGCGCGTGTTCTCCTTCCTGGCAGACAAGTTCCCtctgcctgctgctgccgctgccggcggcggcggcgccagggACGTGCACCATCGGCGGCAGCTGGAACGGCTGCTGGGCAGCGTCGGCAGCGTcgtcgaggaggccgagggGCGGCACATCACCAACCACCAGCTGCTCTGCAGCCTCAAGGCGCTCACCGAGGCCATGTACCGCGGCCGCTTCGCCCTCGAGGCGGCCGACCTCGACGACGCCATCAAGAACAACGCCGACGGTGACGACCGGCGCTCGTCGTCATCCGCGCCGCTCCACAGAGCGAAGCGCTCCCGCGTCGCGAGCTTCGTCTTCCGCGctggcgacgacggcggcgccgggttaacgtcggcgtcggcgcggagGCTGGCGGACGCGAACCAGGAGCTGGAGAGCTTGACGCGGGACTGCATGAGGGGGTTCATCCTGCTCGTGCAGGGCTACCCGCGGAACGTGCACCGCGCGGTGGCGACGACGCTGTACATGGACCGGCGCGTGTTCGGGCGGCACGTCGAGAAGGAGCGCGTCGTcgacttcctcctccgcccgccgccgccgccaccgtacGAGCTGAGCGCCCTCGCGGTGGTCGGCGCCAAGAAGGTCGGCAAGACGACGCTCGTGAAGCACGCCTGCGCCGACGAGCGCGTGCGCGGCCACTTCGCACGCGTCGAGTGGTTCGAGACGCCGGACGTGGTGAAGGAGGGCGGTCTGCCGGGGCAGACCGTGTGGGAGAGCGACGGGCCGGAGTACCTGGCCGGCGTGCGCCGCATCATCAGCAGGCCCCGGCCTGGGATGACGAAGCCGCTGCTCCTCGT GCGCGTCCACCGGAGCCGGAGAGGGCAGGATGAAGCTTCTTTCACGTgccgcgacgccgacgccgcccgGGTACTCGGTACGGTGGAGCCGGTGGTGCTGAGCAAGCCGACGCCGGAGGAGTACTGGTACTACTTCAAGGCGTTCGCGTTCCGGGGCACGGACCCCCGGGAGCAcccgcgggcggcggcggtgggccgCGAGATCTGCGAGCACATGGACCGGACCTACCTCGAGGCGAGGGTGCTCGGCGGGGTTCTCGGCGCCAACCTCGACGCCCGGTTCTGGCGCCGCGTGCTCGCGGCCACCGTGCGGTGCGACCGGCGGCCGCTGCACGTCGGCGTCCTGGTCAAGCTCCTGCCCATCAACggctggctccttcagtcgtaCGGCTACTGCCGGAGCCCGCCGGAGCTCACCGTGCGGGACGTGCTCGGCGGGAGCGTTGCGGGATCCTTGGATGGCTTCACCGTCCATCTTTGCAGGGAGACGCTGTACATGGATCACTGGTACAGCATCACTTTCAACAGCGTATGA
- the LOC100822180 gene encoding protein CHLOROPLAST IMPORT APPARATUS 2 isoform X2: MASSCLPTGLRLDLEMVKSAAAAPPGGAAPLRPAHSSASASSTLSEASNSSSTSSLSLKRARTPRKRPNQTYNEAAALLASLYPSVFPATGEGAPGTAPRLLGLASALADDPSCSDLLPPFPVLGNAACLLRDLPRPQTPRSPVVTKSCLSPSPVSSVFTEFRDSAPSPGTPDGAAADEPRDLDYDDDDGFDSDSFLLGGEECAAVSIDGIMGKLSMESRAASGMNPVLSSSGTDNYLRSLMVLGLGFQRSRTTIKQALKRHDDDSEWWTCPAIPLKDITAAPPPALALPPPAEKTKKKKSKKKSLKDIAVGECRKCEEEVPESANGDAGILSLPKTGLGLSLNTEEVLKAWYDRGSVFGDSSIPDSSSTDGLAWRAHHTPPSLSPHAPSHLSDKNSGGGTGTVWRSLHASSRNL, from the exons ATGGCTTCGTCGTGCCTGCCGACCGGCCTCCGGCTGGACCTGGAGATGGTgaagtcggcggcggcggcgccccccggcggggcggcgccgctgcggccggcgcactcctcggcgtcggcgtcctcCACGCTCTCGGAGGCGTCcaactcctcctccacctcctcgctCTCGCTCAAGCGGGCGCGCACGCCGCGGAAGAGGCCCAACCAGACCTAcaacgaggcggcggcgctgcttgCCTCGTTGTACCCTTCCGTCTTCCCCGCCaccggcgagggcgccccCGGGACGGCGCCGCGGCTCCTCGGGCTAGCGTCTGCCCTCGCCGACGACCCCTCCTGCTCCGACCTCCTCCCTCCGTTCCCCGTCCTCGGGAACGCTGCGTGCCTCCTCCGCGACTTGCCGCGCCCGCAGACGCCCAGGAGCCCCGTCGTCACGAAGAGCTGCCTCTCGCCGTCGCCCGTGAGCAGCGTCTTCACCGAGTTCCGCGACTCCGCGCCCTCCCCCGGAACCCCcgacggcgccgcggcggacgAGCCCCGGGATCTCGACTATGACGATGACGATGGCTTTGACTCTGATTCCTTTCTCCTTGGCGGCGAGGAGTGCGCCGCTGTGAGCATCGACGGCATCATGGGCAAGCTCAGTATGGAAAGCAGAGCAGCCTCCGGAATGAACCCTGTCCTGTCCAGTTCTGGCACAGACAATTATCTCCGAAGTCTCATGGTGCTTGGGCTCGGGTTCCAGCGCTCCCGGACCACCATCAAGCAAGCACTGAAGCGGCACGATGATGACAGCGAATGGTGGACGTGCCCGGCCATACCGTTGAAGGACATCACGGCCGCACCTCCCCCGGCGTTggcactgccgccgccggctgagaagacaaagaagaagaagagtaagAAGAAGTCATTGAAAGACATTGCCGTTGGGGAATGCAGGAAATGTGAGGAGGAAGTTCCTGAGTCTGCTAATGGTGATGCTGGAATTTTATCGCTGCCCAAGACTGGTTTGGGCCTGAGCCTGAACACCGAAGAAGTGCTGAAGGCGTGGTATGATAGAGGCTCCGTGTTTGGTGACAGCAGCATACCTGATTCGTCGTCCACTGATGGACTG GCATGGAGAGCTCACCACACGCCCCCATCCCTTAGTCCCCATGCCCCAAGCCATCTCTCCGACAAAAATAGCGGGGGTGGAACAGGAACAGTGTGGCGTTCACTCCATGCCTCCAGCAGAAACCTCTAG
- the LOC100822180 gene encoding protein CHLOROPLAST IMPORT APPARATUS 2 isoform X1, with translation MASSCLPTGLRLDLEMVKSAAAAPPGGAAPLRPAHSSASASSTLSEASNSSSTSSLSLKRARTPRKRPNQTYNEAAALLASLYPSVFPATGEGAPGTAPRLLGLASALADDPSCSDLLPPFPVLGNAACLLRDLPRPQTPRSPVVTKSCLSPSPVSSVFTEFRDSAPSPGTPDGAAADEPRDLDYDDDDGFDSDSFLLGGEECAAVSIDGIMGKLSMESRAASGMNPVLSSSGTDNYLRSLMVLGLGFQRSRTTIKQALKRHDDDSEWWTCPAIPLKDITAAPPPALALPPPAEKTKKKKSKKKSLKDIAVGECRKCEEEVPESANGDAGILSLPKTGLGLSLNTEEVLKAWYDRGSVFGDSSIPDSSSTDGLAKLSEIELFLENGPAGVSREGGIEKMRHKQKQCTPLLANKSRYQARKVNAECRPRVKGRFVSQASLLKKAAEKGS, from the exons ATGGCTTCGTCGTGCCTGCCGACCGGCCTCCGGCTGGACCTGGAGATGGTgaagtcggcggcggcggcgccccccggcggggcggcgccgctgcggccggcgcactcctcggcgtcggcgtcctcCACGCTCTCGGAGGCGTCcaactcctcctccacctcctcgctCTCGCTCAAGCGGGCGCGCACGCCGCGGAAGAGGCCCAACCAGACCTAcaacgaggcggcggcgctgcttgCCTCGTTGTACCCTTCCGTCTTCCCCGCCaccggcgagggcgccccCGGGACGGCGCCGCGGCTCCTCGGGCTAGCGTCTGCCCTCGCCGACGACCCCTCCTGCTCCGACCTCCTCCCTCCGTTCCCCGTCCTCGGGAACGCTGCGTGCCTCCTCCGCGACTTGCCGCGCCCGCAGACGCCCAGGAGCCCCGTCGTCACGAAGAGCTGCCTCTCGCCGTCGCCCGTGAGCAGCGTCTTCACCGAGTTCCGCGACTCCGCGCCCTCCCCCGGAACCCCcgacggcgccgcggcggacgAGCCCCGGGATCTCGACTATGACGATGACGATGGCTTTGACTCTGATTCCTTTCTCCTTGGCGGCGAGGAGTGCGCCGCTGTGAGCATCGACGGCATCATGGGCAAGCTCAGTATGGAAAGCAGAGCAGCCTCCGGAATGAACCCTGTCCTGTCCAGTTCTGGCACAGACAATTATCTCCGAAGTCTCATGGTGCTTGGGCTCGGGTTCCAGCGCTCCCGGACCACCATCAAGCAAGCACTGAAGCGGCACGATGATGACAGCGAATGGTGGACGTGCCCGGCCATACCGTTGAAGGACATCACGGCCGCACCTCCCCCGGCGTTggcactgccgccgccggctgagaagacaaagaagaagaagagtaagAAGAAGTCATTGAAAGACATTGCCGTTGGGGAATGCAGGAAATGTGAGGAGGAAGTTCCTGAGTCTGCTAATGGTGATGCTGGAATTTTATCGCTGCCCAAGACTGGTTTGGGCCTGAGCCTGAACACCGAAGAAGTGCTGAAGGCGTGGTATGATAGAGGCTCCGTGTTTGGTGACAGCAGCATACCTGATTCGTCGTCCACTGATGGACTG GCTAAACTTTCAGAGATTGAACTGTTTCTAGAGAATGGCCCTGCTGGTGTTAGCAGGGAAGGCGGCATAGAAAAAATGCGGCATAAGCAGAAGCAGTGCACTCCCCTGCTCGCAAACAAGAGTCGGTACCAAGCACGGAAGGTGAACGCCGAGTGTCGCCCTCGGGTGAAG GGGCGGTTTGTCAGCCAGGCTTCTCTTCTCAAGAAGGCCGCGGAGAAAGGAAGCTAG